The nucleotide sequence CACTCGATGCAAAATTAATCCCGGTGAAGGAGGCGCGCGTGGACGAGCTGATTTACTACGACATGCTCGGCTTCGGCACAGGAATATTCGGAGGTTCCCCTTACAGGAGCATAATCGGACTTGCGGGAAGGCTCCCTGATATGAAGGGACACAAGGCGTTTGTATTTTCCACCGGGGGCGAAGGCAATCCAAAACACCACCGCGCGCTCACGGAAAAAGTGCTGGGCAGAGGCTTTGAACTCGCAGGGGAATTCTGCTGCAAGGGGGAAGTTTCCAAGATGAAAATACTTTTCTGGACGATAAAATTCAAGGAACCAACAAATCTCGGGCAACCGAACGAAGACGATTTGGAAAATGCGCGGAAGTTCGCGAAAAGCCTGCTGAAAAAATGATAATTTTATGGGATGGGGTATGAAAAAAATGCTCGGTCTGATTGCAGTGTTGATTGTTGCAGAGCTTCTGCTGGCTGGCTGCACTAGTACGCAGCCTCCTGCCGGGAACGCCACGGGCAGTACGGTGGCGATACAGA is from Candidatus Micrarchaeia archaeon and encodes:
- a CDS encoding flavodoxin family protein, with the protein product MKSAIVYESLSNGNTEKVAREMAAALDAKLIPVKEARVDELIYYDMLGFGTGIFGGSPYRSIIGLAGRLPDMKGHKAFVFSTGGEGNPKHHRALTEKVLGRGFELAGEFCCKGEVSKMKILFWTIKFKEPTNLGQPNEDDLENARKFAKSLLKK